Proteins from a genomic interval of Nerophis lumbriciformis linkage group LG01, RoL_Nlum_v2.1, whole genome shotgun sequence:
- the LOC140676655 gene encoding class I histocompatibility antigen, Non-RT1.A alpha-1 chain-like, producing MNLLVLSMLIVQIHLVVPVTYSLKYFHTASSQVTNFPDYVGVAYLDDIQIGHYDSNTKKAEAKQEWMKNFTTVDPEHFKWQTYLNIHNEMKDKEDLESLQKRFNHTEGLHIYQRMYGCEWNDETDEINSWEQSSYDGEDFLALDTKTWTWTAAKPQAVPMKHKLDHDRNHIEYLKLYYTGICVDNLKTYVNFGKDILMTTELPEVFLLQKTPSSPVSCFATGFYPSSATLFWRKDGKDLQENVVHGEMLPNPDGTFQMTVDLKVEVTAEVEGKYECVFQLSDVKEDLVTKLERRSIMSNASHEGEKDTHSSIHFLPLVPLGVVVSAGDYLSCIRHIKLNYYVLKSRTLAILYQNFHHY from the exons ATGAACTTGCTTGTGTTATCGATGCTAATTGTGCAAATACACCTTGTAGTGCCTG TGACTTACTCGCTCAAGTATTTCCACACTGCGTCCTCTCAAGTTACAAACTTCCCAGATTATGTGGGCGTGGCTTATCTTGATGACATTCAGATCGGTCACTATGACAGCAACACAAAGAAAGCAGAAGCCAAACAAGAATGGATGAAGAACTTTACAACAGTGGATCCAGAGCACTTTAAATGGCAGACATATTTAAATATTCACAATGAAATGAAGGACAAAGAGGACTTGGAAAGTTTACAGAAGCGCTTCAACCACACTGAAG GTCTTCACATTTACCAGAGGATGTACGGctgtgaatggaatgatgagactgatgaAATCAACAGTTGGGAACAGTCCAGCTATGATGGAGAAGATTTTTTAGCGCTAGACACCAAGACATGGACATGGACTGCAGCAAAACCACAAGCCGTCCCCATGAAACACAAGTTGGACCACGATCGAAATCATATCGAGTATTTAAAGTTGTACTACACTGGGATCTGTGTTGATAACTTGAAAACGTATGTGAACTTTGGTAAAGACATACTGATGACAACAG AGCTTCCAGAAGTGTTTCTCCTCCAGAAGACGCCGTCCTCTCCAGTCAGCTGCTTCGCGACAGGTTTCTACCCCAGCAGTGCAACCTTattttggaggaaagacggcaAGGATCTCCAGGAGAACGTGGTGCACGGAGAAATGCTGCCCAACCCTGATGGAACCTTCCAGATGACCGTGGATctgaaagtggaggtgacggccgaagtggagggcaagtacgaatgtgtgtttCAGCTGTCTGATGTCAAAgaggacctggtcaccaagctggagagaagaagcatcatgagcaacgcaagccatgaaggtgagaaagacacccattcatccatccattttctaccgcttgtccctctcggcgtCGTGGTgagtgctggagactatctcagctgcattcgacacATTAAGTTGAATTATTACGTCCTCAAATCAAGAACATTAGCTATATTATATCAGAACTTCCACCATTATTGA